AGACAGCAAGAAGACTTACTCAGGACCTACCTCTTCCAGCGTATCATCGCGAGAAGCGCTGCGACAAAGCAATCTTTATTTTCGCTCTTTCTGATACAGCGCAAAGATGTCCTTGGGCCGGGTGCTCGGATGCCGGTGCTCCCACACCTTCTGCCACTCCGGCTTGACCAGGGATGCCGCCTTTCCGGAACGCTGTTCGAGCAGCAGATCGCAGTCCCCCGTGCCGTAGAGCTCCATCCGCCGCGTCCGCAGGCCTGTAAAGTACTCGAGCATTGCGCGCTCCGATTCTCCCAGGCCGATGCTTGCCACGCAGGAGTATTGCCCGGGCAGGGATTTTTTCAGGTCCAGGAAGTCGGCGCGATAGCTCGAGCCGGCGTTCAGGGCCGGCAGCCAGAGCGTCATGATGAGCGCCCAGGCGAGGATGACCCCGAGGGTCCCGTTCAGCACATAGTGTTCCGGCTTGCTGGTAAGCTTCGTGACGACGAGCAGCCAGGCCAGGCTGTAGCAGACCGCCGCGGCAAGCAGCACGGGTTCGAAAGAAGGCACGTAGTCAGGCTGGAAATCGTGCAGCTTCCCGGCGATCACCGCAGGCGTCCCGGTCATCATTGCGAACCAGCCGAGCCAGATCACGAGCGCCGTGATGCCGAAGAAGAGGATCGCAGCCCAATTTCCCAATGCCTTTACCCGTGCAGGCAGCGGTTCGATCGCAGGCACCGCGATCAGCGAGGCCGGGATGAGCAGCGGCAGGGCATAGAGCACGCGGTTGGTGGTCGACGAGCTCAGCACGGCGATGAGCACGACAAAAGAAACGAAGGGAATCTGGAACACCGGGTGCTCGCGCCAGGATTTCCTGAAGAACCAGAGCGACCAGCAGGTCGGGACCACGACGGGCCAGGCAAGCCAGGCCAGGTTCAGAAGATAGAAACTGTGGGCATCGGGGGAGCCCGGGTT
This region of Nitrospirota bacterium genomic DNA includes:
- a CDS encoding glycosyltransferase family 39 protein, which translates into the protein MKKNLLTIPVLLVIFVLWITPGLVGRDPWKADEPYTFGIVQDMVKTGDCVVPSLTGEPFIEKPPLYFMTAALFERIFSPVLDPFVATRLATVLYMFLALLFFALAAGELFGREHAAISAILLMGCISLQVTAHKLITDAALFAGFSIALYGLALARRRLSWGGFWLGTGVGIGFLSKGLIAPGVLGITAVALPLLFSQWRRKEYVLSLAIALAAALPWLVIWPTALHHRSPGLFVQWFWNQNLGRFLGVNVGSAGFNPGSPDAHSFYLLNLAWLAWPVVVPTCWSLWFFRKSWREHPVFQIPFVSFVVLIAVLSSSTTNRVLYALPLLIPASLIAVPAIEPLPARVKALGNWAAILFFGITALVIWLGWFAMMTGTPAVIAGKLHDFQPDYVPSFEPVLLAAAVCYSLAWLLVVTKLTSKPEHYVLNGTLGVILAWALIMTLWLPALNAGSSYRADFLDLKKSLPGQYSCVASIGLGESERAMLEYFTGLRTRRMELYGTGDCDLLLEQRSGKAASLVKPEWQKVWEHRHPSTRPKDIFALYQKERK